The nucleotide window ttctattccattctgactctgttctattctactctgttactctctgttctattctattctgactctgttctattctattctctgctattactctctgttctattccattctgactctgttctattctactctgttactctctgttctcttctactctgttactctctgttctcttctactctgttactctctgttctattatactctgttactctctgttccattctattatatgactctgttctattccattatattactctctgttccattctattctatgactctgttctattctactctattactctctgttccattctattctatgactctgttttattctactctattactctctgttctattccattctgactctgttctattctactctattactctctgttctattccattctgactctgttctattctactctattactctctgttccaTTCTATTATATGACTCTctgttccattctattctatgactctgttttattctactctattgctctattctactctattactctctgttctgttctattctatgactctgttctattccattatattactctctgttccattctattctatgactccattctattctactctattactctctgttcaATTCCATTctgactctgttctattctactctgttactctctgttccattctattctaagactctgttctattccattctattactctctgttcttttgtattctattactctctgttccaTTCTATTATATGACCCTGTTCTATTctactctgttactctctgttctattatattctattactctctgttctattccattcggactctgttctattctactATGTTACTCTCTGTTCCGTTCTATTCTAAgactctgttctattccattctattactctctgttccattctattctatgactccattctattctactctattactctctgttctattccattctgactctgttctattctactctgttactctctgttccattctattctaagactctgttctattccattctattactctctgttcttttgtattctattactctctgttccaTGCTATTATATGACCCTGTTCTATTctactctgttactctctgttctattatattatattactctctgttctattccattcggactctgttctattctactATGTTACTCTCTGTTCCGTTCTATTCTAAGACTCTATTCTATTCCAttctattactctctgttccattctattctatgactctgttctattctactctattactctctgttctattccattctgactctgttctattctactctattactctctgttccattctattctatgCCTCTGTTTTATTCTACTCTATTACTCTCTATTCTATTCCATTctgactctgttctattctactatgttactctctgttccattctattctatgactgttctattccattctgactctgttctattctactctattactctctgttctatTCCATTCTGACActgttctattctactctattactctctgttccattctattctatgactctgttctattccattctattactctctgttcttttgttttctgtcactctctgttccattctattctatggctctgttctattctactctattactctctattctattccattctgactctgttctattctactctgttactctctgttccattctattctatgactctgttctattctactctattactgtctgttccattctattctatgactctgttctattccatTCTATTACTGTctgttccattctattctatgactctgttctattctactctattactctctgttctattccattcggactctgttctattctactatgttactctctgttccattctattctaagactctgttctattccattctattactctctgttccattctattctatgactgttctattccattctgactctgttctattctactctattactctctgttctatTCCATTCTGACActgttctattctactctattactctctgttccattctattctatgactctgttctattccattctattactctctgttcttttgttttctgtcactctctgttccattctattctatggctctgttctattctactctattactctctattctattccattctgactctgttctattctactctgttactctctgttccattctattctatgactctgttctattccatTCTATTACTGTctgttccattctattctatgactctgttctattctactctattactctctgttctattccattctgactctgttctattctactctattactctctgttccaTTCTATTATATGACTCTctgttccattctattctatgactctgttttattctactctattactctctattctattctattccattctgactctgttctattctattctaagactctgttctattccattctattactctctgttcttttgttttctgtcactctctgttccattctattctatgactctgttctattctactctattactctctattctattccattctgactctgttctattctactctgttactctctgttccattctattctatgactctgttctattctactctattactctctgttccattctattctatgactgctctattctactctattactgtctgttccattctattctatgactctgttctattccattctattactctctgttcttttgtattctattactctctgttcttttgttttctgtcactctgtTCCATTCTATTCTGTGACTCTGTCCTATTCTACTCTATTACTCTCTATTCTATTCCATTCTGACTCTGTCCTATTCTACTATATTACTGTctgttccattctattctatgactctgttctattccattctattactctctgttctatTCCATTCTGACACTGTTATATTCTactctattactctctgttccattctattctatgactctgttctattccattctattactctctgttctatTCCATTCTGACACTGTTATATTCTactctattactctctgttctatTCCATTCTGACACTGTTCTATTCTAatctattactctctgttcttttgtattctattactctctgttccattctattatatgactctgttctattctactctattactctctgttctattccattctgactctgttctattctactctgttactctctgttccattctattctaagactctgttctattccattctattactctctgttcttttgtattctattactctctgttccattctattctatgactctgttctattctactctattactctctgttccattctattctatgactctgttctattctactctgttactctctgttctattctactctgttactctctgttctattatattatatcactctctgttcttttatattttattactctCGTATTTAGTTACTctatgttgtattattattttccatCCTCTTCAATTACTCAGTTGTATTCAATTATATTACcctctgttctattctattactctctgtcctgttctcttctcttctatTATTTTTCTATCCTGTGCAATTactctctattctcttctattctattactttctgttttattctactctattactctctgttATATTCTATTCCATTGCTCTGTTCTGTTTGGTTCTATTCTGTTAgtcttttttattctattctgttATTCTCTTGTTTATTCTATTACTATACTGAATTGTTCACTCGAGTATTTTCTTCTATTGTTAATACTGGCTATTGAAATCAAGTCTGTTCTTTTCAACCCCTCTATTTTTCTTGTCCTCTTTTCCTTCCatctatttctctcttttctattcTTCACTTTCTGTTCTATTATGTTAGTCTGCTCTCCTCTATTCTGTGACTCTCTATTTTACTGTACTACTATACTAAACGGCTCAGTCTATAACATTGTATGTGTTATTACTACCTACTCTATTCTATGTTTGTCcatgtctctgtttttcttgtccCCTCCACTTTATTCTATTCCACTCTACTTCTACGCGGACAGCGAAGTCTAATGATTTTTGTCCGCACTGAGATTTAAAAAGCCCAGGACATATTTAGTGAAATGCAGCATGCCCTCTCCTGCGTGCATCCTGAATGAGGCTCGTAGTGATATTTGCGTATAACAGAAGCACCGCCTCCCTCCCATTGGACAATGTCTACGTGAGGGCGTGGCAAGGAAAGATGAGAGTTGCAAGTCCATGCCCTTACTGGGAAGACATGGAGCGCTATGGACACAGTCTACACGAATCAAGTAGGAATCTCCACTAAACACATGAATATTTCTCCAGCGAGAAAACCCACGATTTGAGAGAGTTAGAGGAGAGATCGGGCGGCCCGGTTGAGGATGGAGTGTGCATTTGACGCACAGAATCTGATCTCCATTTCACTGAGGAAAATCCAAAGCTCCAGGACGCAGAGAGGAGGCATCAAGCTCCACAAGAACTTGCTGGTAACGTACGTACTGCGAAACGCCAGGCAGTTTTACATGAGCAAAAACTTGTCGCAGACGCAGAGGACGCAGCACTATGAGGACGTGGCCGCAGTCCGTGACAGGCAAGAATACCTCGAATTGACCGGGAGCTTTACGGAGTTGGCCGATGACTTCTACTGCAACTTTACTGGGGTTGAGTCGGACACTTGGCAATGCGGAGCGCACCAGCCCGGCGGCCAGCCTGCAGAGCTGGCGCACCAAGACGCATCAGCGTGCGCAATGGTTCCACCAAGCGACTCTGAGCTCATGGTTTCTGAAGCCTGTTGGAGTTGTGCGGACAAATCATCCTGGGACTTACCTGTCCCCAACACACAGGCCAACCAGAAGACGGTGCTGGACCTGGACACGCATGTGGTGACTACTGTCACCAATGGATACTTCCACTCAGACTGTTGCGCGCAGCCGAAACAGCCGCAGGGCGCGCACTGCTACGCCAAGAAGCGAAAGATGGACACAAGTTATCACATTGTTGATCCAGAGTTTTATTTACCAGACTTTGGGCAGGTGCCGTGTAAGAGAATGAGGAGTGACGATGACTCTTATTCAGACTCGGACAGCACGAACATCTCCAACCTGATCTCAGTGCTGGGCTCAGGTGGACTCTCTGACTTTGTGAGTTGGCAGCAGACGGACCTTGAGCAAATATTCGCCGCGCAAACAATCtgtatgaaacacacactgttgacaGGCAGCGGCTGGACCAGAGCAATCGAGGCGTTTTGATTTGTATGACTGATTTTTCTTTGTATCGCTTATTTTATTGCTTTCAAATAAACCATGACACGACTgcaatcctctctctctctgtcttctgttaTGGGAAGAAAATGATGATGTACAGAACAATCACAATCATTCTGAATGACTTTTACGCATTAACACTCCAAGTGTCCATTCATATGACTTCAGATTAAATGCACCTTTCATTTAAACTGATGTGTGTGGTGGGTAGTTGCAGGGGGCTGGAGGGAGTCTGTCTTTGGTTTGTACATTTCCTGAAGGAATGAGTTTGCCGCTGTTTctctgtaaatatgtttgacGAGCGCCACCATGTGGCCGGTAGAGAGCTGTGCAGGCTCATGCACCAAACACAGATAATCATCAGTCTGTAAATGTATTCTTTTATCagtcaataaaaaataacataatttaaaaacactgctgaTTTGTTGGCTTTAATTTACAACATCCGATGAATTATTACAAgcctatattattattatgaatggCTTTATAATAGATAGGTCACATGAATGGGGTTTATGGTGACCTTgcactcttattttgaaattatcATTCTTACACGAATATAATATAAACTTTGTGAGTATGCAATAAGAAAAACTAATGAATGGTAGTTTATTAATAGTTTATTAATAGTTTCTATCAACAATGTGATGTATTATTTCCTCAGGGAAATGAAATGAGGCTTTTACACAGCAGGGACATGTTGTGATCGCCAGTTTAAATCAGCAGTCGCACATGTAGCAGACTCCACAGATGAAAGCGTGACTTTCAGAGGAGCTGTGTGTTAGCTCGGTGGGTCCGGGGGACAGTCCCTCTCAGCTGAGAATAGACGGTGACTGAGCTTGTCCTTGAGACATGTCAGCCCGAGGCTTCACCATCCACACACCCCGGGACAGTCCGAGACCTTAGCGCGTCTGTCCGCCAGCATGTGGACCGTGTTAGTCCGAGCCGGGGTGAGTGGGACGTTAgtgttgaaatgtgttgaaatgtgttgtgtgcttgtgtttagCTTCATGGTGGCACCAGGCTGAGTGAAGGGGGTGGGGCGCAGCAACAGGACAACAACAATATTACGATGTTTAGGTTCAAGTCAAACTAATGTTTCCACAGCTACAGGCTGTTCTTATGTTCGGTGCCATGTTAGCAAAGGcagagttttatttgttttattatcgagtgtttctctgcctctctatGTGATATTTGACCTAATGTTAGCCTAGCCGTTAGCATAACGGTAGCTCAATGCGCATGCCTCTAAAGAGGACATCGGAAACTGTGCTACAGTGTTAGCAGTGTCGGCTCCACAGCTCCACTCggatctgtatttgtttttatagtagTGATTGTGGCAAAAACATACTATTAACGCTGCAACGTACGGTTtaaataatacttttatttttgaaaacgTGCACCGGAAGTTCTTTTATACCTGGAAACTTGACCAAAAATAAATACGCCCACTCATGTGAACCATTTGGAAATTAATTTCAACTCCCACTGTAACTCAGTTTATAAGTGTGAAATCCCTCTTGTTCCATTATAAAAATCTAATCATAATTCTACACATCTGTCTTGTGCTTTGATGTTGGTACGCAGCAGTGATCATGATAGCACAGAAATACTTCtggcttcatgtgtttgttgtagttgtCATTCCAAAGGTCCAACTGTGTCAACCTGCTATTTTTAAGATGGCACAGTCCACAGCAGTGTGTTCAAACCAACAGTACGACTGTGTCACGTTTCACCAGATCAACTCATCTTACTGCTAAATATTTAGTAAATAACTGAGTCCAGTCCTCACTTGAAGCCATTTGCTATTTGAGGCTTCGATCGTGTACAGTAAACATTTAACAACATGTCCCATTAAGTCCCATTAATCATCTGGCTCAACTCGAGCAGTTATCACTGAGATTATATTACACTTTTATATCAATGCACTGAGCCATGTTTTGCCAGGAAGTCAGTTACTATATTTAAGCAAAGAGTAGTTAATATTTTTAATGTAATCTGTAAGGGCAGAGGAGATAGGTTTTATTTccaacatgttttaaataaagatacaaatatCTATATGAATAAGTAAGAAAAAGACGCAGCAAACAAGTGAACTTCAATAACAAACATTCAAAAGGAATAAAACATATCCGAGTGGAGTAGGAAGAAGTGAATACTTATCGAGTCCTGCCCTCTTTTTTCATATTACATCAAAACATTTAGTGAAATGCTGCAATATTCCAGCTTTCATCGAAAACAGCTCAATCACCATCAGCAAAACATTCACTACTCAGCGAGAGCAGATAATCAAAGTTAAAGCAGACAAAGCATTTACACATCCTTGTTCCGGTCTTACTGTACTACCACTCGACAGTCAGTATATAGGTTTTAAACATCTGTTTAAATTTTAGTTTAGAGTTTGTGCTCATCCAGTTTATGTGTTCCAGCTGCGGCCTGGTGTGGTGAAGCCGTGTCGCCTGCTCAGATCGGTGACACAGATCCCACAGAGGTCCCTGGTGCACCAGGAGAATTTACCCAAGCTGCCTGTGCCGCCCTTGAAGCAGACATGCGAGCAATACCTGGCCTCTCTGGAGCCCATTGTCAGCAAGGAGGAGCTGGAACACACCCAGGAGCTGGTGGCAGAGTTTCTGAAGGGTGGTGTGGGAGAGAGGCTGCAGAAAGGCCTGGAGCGACGGGCACGCAAGACAGAAAACTGGGTAGATATCTGGACTTATTTAGCATTTTTTATATAGTGGTTGGACACAGAGGGTAAaggttgtttttaataaagtatCTTTACTAAATACAACTAAAGCCTCCCTGCTGCTGAGTCAGGATAAAGATCCTGTGTATTTAAATGCACCCAGACTTTTCATTTTGCAGCGAGGTCTATGTGGCTGTGTATAGTCTGACTCATGCTTCCGTTACAGTTTTGTTAATGATGAGTTTGTGTAAACTCCTCTTAAGGAAGTAGTCTGTTGTGATAACAG belongs to Hippoglossus stenolepis isolate QCI-W04-F060 chromosome 9, HSTE1.2, whole genome shotgun sequence and includes:
- the LOC118114489 gene encoding immediate early response gene 5-like protein, translating into MECAFDAQNLISISLRKIQSSRTQRGGIKLHKNLLVTYVLRNARQFYMSKNLSQTQRTQHYEDVAAVRDRQEYLELTGSFTELADDFYCNFTGVESDTWQCGAHQPGGQPAELAHQDASACAMVPPSDSELMVSEACWSCADKSSWDLPVPNTQANQKTVLDLDTHVVTTVTNGYFHSDCCAQPKQPQGAHCYAKKRKMDTSYHIVDPEFYLPDFGQVPCKRMRSDDDSYSDSDSTNISNLISVLGSGGLSDFVSWQQTDLEQIFAAQTICMKHTLLTGSGWTRAIEAF